Below is a genomic region from Thunnus thynnus chromosome 22, fThuThy2.1, whole genome shotgun sequence.
acctcaGAGCAGCATCATGATGGAAAGGATCTTGCTGGGTGTCCTGTATCTCTCaggtcagtgaaatatttaaaggtatattatgtaattttttccacattatACTGTCTCCAAACAACTAGACTTATACTATATATtctgttgagttgtgtacttacatcaTCCCAAATTTTAATCAACCATTTCATTTGGTCAGCAGTTAATAGCATCATATCACCTTTGTGTGTACGTCAGTGTTGTGATTGTCTACCAGAAGCTGtcataaatgtactttttatccagttttaaccacagccacatttttatgatacacTTTTTAGATCCTGGTtgttttaactatatcttttgaccagatgaaggattttagtcatcggatgtctggatctaaagttatcagagaaacaagctgagcaaacagtAACAGCAGCTTGTCTCGCAGCCCCTCTGGACGTCTTCTGTCTGTTGAACAGTgtgggagaaacactgatttttaccATGAGACTGCTTTATTCaatgtttttactggttttaatcagtgggtctgtttgttttggagaggaggagacctctgtggataatttggctcctggtaaaaacctcctgaacgatgaacactgaaggaatcctaacaGGGAGAAGCTGACTGCAATGACTGCAATGGTGCTTGTTtcacaatgaagacaacaactcccatgatcccacactacttcatgatgtcatcaaactgtatttcattattgttttgattaagaGACCACTAGCAgcagaaatgacatattgtgtgtaaatagtgtttaacagtgtttattatttcattatactgTAATACTTAAAAATGTTAGAGTCACCTCACATGTTAAAAAGTGGTGTTTTCCTCACAGGCTGGTCCATCTTCTCCACATGTCGTCTCCATCAGTACCACTTTGTTGCTGAACCCATGAATTGGACTGAAGCTCAGACCTACTGCAGAGAGACATACACAGACCTGGTCAccattgaaaacactgaagacatgAACCAACTCATCAAAACAGTCTCATCTGCTGGTTACAACAGTCAAGTCTGGATTGGCCTGTACAGTAACATTGATTGGAAGTGGTCAGATGGGTACAGAGGGAGTGGAGCTGAATATAGGAGCTGGGAAACACTTGATGACAATGAGCCAGACTTTTAGTCACAGTTTTGCATGAACATTGGAAACAGTGGAAGATGGTGGGATGATGGTTGTGCAATTGAATATCCATTCATCTGTTATAATGGTAAGTAATAGCAAAGCCTATTTTCTTCCTTTAACCTGtattaacagattttttggcCAATTGGGAGCAGTGGAAAGATGTGATGAACACAACATtgttgttgcttatttacacatccagaagttgtggagcaacattatcaagtccaatattcactctctgtcagttctgtttttgctctctaccaactcctgagggaaatatctggctctttagctgctaaatgttccactatgttcagcagctagttgttaactgtgtgtgtttgcagcttgatgctgagcaggtagtgtacagtgagtttttagAACCAGCTGTGGCAGAAAACAACACtgtgagagcgctgagagtgaaccaaaacagtaaagagcAGAAGCTCAGTATAAAGCTTTGTAAAGCTGAGCTGCagtctggtgataattctctgtaggttcatcactacgagcaacatgtctgacattaaatgttatcatttgatacattgttaacataaaaaaatattgattatagctgctttaaaatgttatttaaaaactCAGTATATCAACAATTCCACTTTACCCCAAAACTAACCACAGGAACTCAGCTGGATCCTGAATTTGTTTATATGAGTGGAAGTATGACCTGGTCTAATGATCAGAGGTACAGCAGGGAGAACTTCATAGACCTGGCCACTGTGAGGAACAACACTGAGAACCAGCAGATCCAGAACTTGGTGCCGACAAAAAACTGGGCATGGATCAGCCTGTACAGAGATCCTGACTCCTTCCTTTATAACTGGTCTGATGGCAGTGCCTACTCACTCACCACATGGGGTGATAAACATTCAGTTTCAGGATCACTCAGATCGATGATGTGTGGTGTGCAGGAATCAAACCAATGGACATTTAAGTCCTGTGAAGAGAGATTTCCatttgtctgctacagcatcCCTCCTGGTGAGTGGTTTACTGTCCTTCAGTGGAAGCCAGAGAATGCTGCATAACTTTAGtataaatcatgtttgaatgtacataaaaaatgtaaatatcacagAACTAATAGGATGAATGAttcatttctcctctcattcTGTGTCTCACTAACAGTAAAGAGGCAGGTAGTTAAGCTGAGGATGAAGGTGCAGGACTCCTCTGTGGATCTCAATGACCCTGCTGTGAAAGCAAACATCCTGAAAAAGGCAAGTCTCCAAAATCCACCCTGAAAGTGTTACAAACAGTTTCAAGGTGACATATGTGGGAGCAGGTGTGCAGGTGTAGAAAGAGATTTTTATGCACCCACAGAAACCTCAGTAGTGCAGAACAGAAAGCAGCCATGACCTTTGATACAAaagagataattattaattaattaaactatTGATCCTTTTGTGATCTTGATATAACAAATGATTATTCCAGTGTGATAATAATAGGCTTTATTTTCTTGTGACTGTACAATCATTATCTAATGATCacatgaaatgattaaaaactgtCTCCACATGTTCATGGAAaatttcttttgtaaattgtttttgCATCTTAAGAGAAAAGTCCACACCAACTTCTCCCATAAATTATTTAAAGATCAGGatcataaaacaataacacaaaggTTTATCATGTGATCACAAGATGTTTTCAAGAtggttttcatttgtgtttcacATTTCCAGGACAGATTGAAGGACAAAGGAGTGAGTGGAGTCACCCTGAAGTGGAGAGAACAGCCTGATGGGAAAGTCTTCCACAAGGAGGGAAAAAGAActcaagacagagagaaagaaactgagctctgaaattaaaatcaaactaaGGCTAACGGGAAACCTATGACGAATACTGATTCTATCTGTTAATAAAATGTACACACAGTTCACTGCCTTGTAGTTATCAGAGCACTAAACCATAACTTAGTACAAACTAGTCCTTTATCAATACTGTGTGTGATATTCATAACTCCTAATGAAATGTAATCCTCTCCAGAATAAAACATATCTATGAGTTTTTGTGTTTGCTTCAAGTTTACAGCAGTGCCAGTAAGTTCAAGTCTTATTTTGCAATGagttgtgcatttttaaagcCACAAGAGGGCAGGCcatgcttagcttagcttagcttagtttagcttagcttagcttagcttagcttagcttagcttagctttgcttagcttagctcagcTAGCAGtattttttactctgttttctAAATACTCCAGAGGAGGTGAGGAAATTCATAACTGTTATGTTACTATTGTCATAACTATTCATTTACACAGCCAGTTTTATTATCAGccttatttagttttattggaTGATTTTACCCAAAGTActtggagaaaaacaaaaacaaacctacaTTATAGTGTTAGAACCACATCTATGGACCTGACACATGACAAGCAAATGTTTCACCAGTTATTGACCTGTTAACACCCTGGAgtggtaaaataataataataatttgggTCTACGAGAGTCAAAAAAGATAACATTAGTCTTTAGGTCAGAACACTGAGCTGTAGTATGCTGTCTTTTACTGTCCTGGTGCTTCATTACTCCCACAGCAGTTTACTTTGAATTGCAAACAACTACCTGCATGCTGCCATTAGCTGTCTAATTTTttctgtgtgcgtgtttgtgtgtgtgtgtgtgtgtgtgtgtgtggtcaccaGCAATGTTGTGACAGACCCAGGAGTCTTCTCCCTTCTCCAGCTGTGACACCAGTGACACTGAGTCCTGCTCCCTGCTGGTCAACAGTGCCTCACTGCTCCGCTGGCAGCAGGGTGGCCAGAAGGCCTCACCAGTCCAAGGACACGTCCTCAGGAAGGCCAAGGTCAGAGTTCACAATGCAGACTGAGACTAGAGTGATGTATAATGGTTTGCAGTATTCTGGGACAGTTTTGGCAGTCCTGTTTTAACATGAGTCCCCTCATGCACAAAGTTCATAAAGACATTTTCCCACTTTTGAGTGGAATTAACACATCgtcttatcacccaacatcagtgttggatctcactaatgctcttgtggctgaatgggatcaaatccctgcagccaggttccaacatcttATGGAAaggaaaactattttttttacagcctggattttatttttgtagctctGACTCATGGTTCTGTCAGTTATGATGACATCATAATCACCAAAATAATTGAtaatttttactatattttttatgaCCAGTGTAGGACCTGTAGTACTGGAAACTGTGTTAAGTCACAATAACTAGTATATGGATCAGCAAATAGGGAAAGAAGAACATCACACTTGTGGCAGCAATGCCACGCCAAACTGTGTGTCagggtggagagaggaggagaggaggagcagtgtgtcaaacacaacacactagAAGTGAAGCTATTCTATCTTTTTCACTTTGTGGTTTGAACATTTAATCCACTACAAACTCCCCTTTAAATCATTGAAATCCTGCAGCACATGTTCATCAATCCAAGttttatttagacttttttatttattctgacaaGTTTGAGGCTAGAGTAGGCAAGTGCcgaaaatgtttgtaaaaataatcttttttgctcattttccaaaactattttcttctattattttctgtattgtaCAACATTATGTGCATATTTGGCTGTAACTTCCGTGGTAGCTCAgctctgtgaagcacattgtgCTTCTTCCTGGAATGAAATGtatgatataaataaagttttgtttgctttcttgatAATGTCAAAGTCAAATCCATGTAAATGTGGAGCATGCAAACtaagtgtgtgtctctgtttgtttgttttgcaggaatGAGAGCAGAAGAACAGCACATAAACCTCTCAACTCCTCACATCAGTCTcatgttatttcctcttttttctttttaagaaattgtgtttatatttatttaaactgttcaTACAGTCTGAGAGCGTGTTGAGGACACAAGCATAGCATTCACATGAACCAGAACAAGTTGCCTGTTTTAGTAAACTGTAAGTACCACAACATACAGAAAAAGCAACCTTTTGAAACTTTTATACTATGGAGCATGTTTAGTGCACAAACTTTCTTCTTCAAGCAACCACCagtctctttgtttccttttcactcAAAATCTGATTCAGTTTGggttcaaaaaggtcaaaaccaagtatttatttgtaaatgttgaaaGGAAATACTAGCTTCCCTTTGTTTATTCttgttgatgtattttaagtgttttacttactatataaatgtgtgagtgtgtgtgagtgtttatgtgtgtgtgtatacacatacacacacagaaatttcaaagagcttaatgacCTCAAAATCTTGCTGTCCAATATGTATCaacatgccacaacctgagggacagtgaatgacccagagacagacacacacacacacacacacacacacacacacacacacacacacacacacacacacacacacacacacacacacacacacacaaatacatgcatagaaaatactgtttataattaatatatatatcaatcttaatgttgGAGAAGTACCACtccattcttcagagacatgctgtacCCTCTGGTCTGCATCTTTGTGGAGAaggattcatactgcagcaggataatgaccccaaacacacctcaaagctttgcaagaactacttgaagaccaaagaagaccaaggagtcctgactgtcatggactttcctccacagtcacctgacctcaaccccattgaacattTATGGGGACACTTGAAGACTGAGAAAGCCAAActttctgtgacatcacaagaagCTCTTTGGAACATTGTCAAATCCTGCTGGGATAACGAGGCTCATCAGGTTTTCAACAGACTTGTGGAGTCCATGCCAGCTGGAGTGCATGATGTCATTAAAGTAAAAGGAGGAAATACTAAGATATTCTGTAattcatgtacatttttcaaattatttgtaatgaaagaaatagttttacattcagaacaaatacaaaatagaaGTATCTTGACTAGAGGTCTCAGACTTTGGATCCCACTGTACATGTacatcctttttttcattttctggagTCTCGTCCTGTGTGGAATCTTAGGAAGCACTTGTGTTTATTAGTAAACCAGAGATGATCATCACACTTTCTGTACTTTGCAtaagaaatacaatatatttgtatgCATCTATTCAACCCTTTAGACATAAAATGTACTTGCGTCTGTTATTGCCAGTGAGTAGTAGATAGCAAAAACATGAACCAGatcatcattttacacaataataCATCACCATCATTCAGAATGTCTTAACATTTACACTAACTGCACTAATTATGTCTCGAGACAACGcataaaaaatcacattttagaaaaaataaaacatgtctttaaaccatcaattcagttttttttttagagaataAAGCACatgcttgtatttttttaaaggttgtcTTGATTTCAAGGTGTTATATAGTCAAATATATGTGGCTCCACTTCCTGAAAATGTGTCCCACCccaaaaatgcaacattataCCCACTTCAACTCCTCATCTGATTTGATAGAAACTTCTGATCAAGGTTTACAATGTGTGAAAATTACAATATGTATAAGTGAGAGGCTCAGAAGACTTCCTGCTGCCTGAAGGCAACAATATGCAGTAGAGTAGTGGTGTAGAGGTGTTAAccacatttaaacatttcaaacatccaGCCCAGCCTCCCTGTGAACAGATatcattggaactactttctactgaagaaatagtcccaaTGAAAACTAATCACAGTGAATTCTGTTTGTAATGAAGACTCCAGAGGGAGATGTTGCTGCTGAATTATCTGAATGACACTTTTTCAACACTGTGAgctccaaaaaacaaacaaacaaaaaactgtatagaagacagaaatctcagaaaaacataaagacaaataaaactgaaactctgCATGCTAGATACGACTGGAGGtaagtgagaaataaaatatacataactGTAGTTGGGATGAACTGATCCATTCAAATCAACACCTTTGCACACGACCAAAGTGTGACTCTGAAAAAACAgtctatactatactatatgcAAATACTTTTTGCATATAGAATGCAACAGAACAGTGACTTTTGCTCCtaacagagaagagaagctggTGTTGTATTTGACTAGATTTGCCTAAGAACAGCTAATATAGAGGCAGAGTTTCCTTTCAACAGTGAACATCGACACACAGAGACCTCAGAGCAGCATCATGATGGAAAGGATCTTACTGGGTGTCCTGTATCTCTCaggtcagtgaaatatttaaaggtataatatgtaacttcTCCGCATTctaatgtctaaaaatgactagatctatgttaaatattttgttgagttgtgttcaaacccagagaaatctgtaatttcaaTCAAGGTAAgggtccgtttcatttggtcggcAGTTAATAGCATCATATCCCCTTTTTGCGTATGTCAGGGTTGTTGTTGTCTGGTAGAAGCTGTCATGAATTCAATTGTAttgtttaagtcacatttttatgatagACTTTTTAGACCTTGGTTTTAGATCTTTTAGTTGGGTGAAGGATTGTTAGTATTATATagtattatttcattttactgtaataattaaaaaatgttagaGTCACCTTACATGTTAAAAAGTGGTGTTTTCCTCACAGGCTGGTCCATCTTCTCCACATGTCGTCTCCATCAGTACCACTTTGTTGCTCAACGCATGAATTGGACTGAAGCTCAGACCTACTGCAGAGAGACATACACAGACCTGGTCAccattgaaaacactgaagacatgAACCAACTCATCAACACAGTTCCATCTGCTGGTTACAACAGTCAGGTCTGGATTGGCCTGTACAGAGTCGTTGATTGGAAGTGGTCAGATGGGTACAGAGGGAGTGGAGCTGAATATAGGGACTGGGGATCACAAGATCCAGATTTCAGGACTAATGAACTCTGTGTAACCACTGGAAATTTTCTTCCTTCATGGTATGATGATCATTGCACAGATACACGTTATTTCGTCTGTTATACTGGTACGTACCCAGCAACGCATTATTTCTTCTCTAATAATGATTATATTGAAGTTCAGGACTTCAACTCAAAGATTAATTTTCCCCCCAATAATTTAACTGCAGGAACACAGCTGGATCCTCAATTTGTTGATGTGAAAAAACGAAAGAACTGGTTTGATGCTCAGAGGTACTGCAGGGAGAACTTCATAGACCTGGCCACTGTGAGGAACGACGCTGAGAACCAGGAGGTCGAGAATTTGGTGCGCAGTGGAGACTGGGCATGGATCGGCCTGTACAGGGATCCTGACATTTACAGCTGGTCTGATGGCAGTGCCTACTCGTTCACCAATTGGAGTGGTTCAGTTTCAGGATCACTCAGATCGGTGAAAATGATGTGTGGTGTGCAGGAATCAAACCAATGGACGTTTAAGTCCTGTGGAGAGAGATTTCCatttgtctgctacagcatcCCTGGTGAGTGGTTTACTGTCCTTCAGTGGAAGCCAGAGAATGCTGCATAACTTTAgcataaatcatgtttgaatgtacatgaaaaaatgtaaatatcacagAACTAATAGGACAGcaaatgaatgattaatttCTCCTCTCATTCTGTGTCTCAGTACCAGTAAAGAGGTGGGTAGTTAAGCTGAGGATGAAGGTGCAGGACTCCTCTGTGGATCTCAATGACCCTGCTGTGAAAGCAAACATCCTGAAAAAGGCAAGTCTCCAAAATCCAGACTGGGTTAGGGGCTGGTGTGTCTCAAACAGGTCTAGGATACTTGTTTACATCCTTATTCTGCTTGATGTGTTTTGCCACTATGAAGTTTGATTATATCTAAAAACCAGTGGGGGGTTttagacacaacaacaacaacacaataggGGGGATGAATTTTCAAAATGGCTTCCATCTGTGTTTCCCAGTTCCAGGACAGACTGAAGGAGCAAGGAGTGAGTGGAGTCACCCTGAAGTGGAGAGAACAGCCTGATGGGAAAGTCTTCCacaaggagggaaaagaagagaagaagaaaaaaagaaagaagactgagctctgaaatgaaaacccAGCTTTACTTATCTGTAATCCATGTTGAATGTTGATTCTCTATCTGCTAATATACTATCATCAGCTTAACCGTAACCTTGACTACATCCTGTATAGAAGAGTTTTATCCTTCCTCATCAATATTACTGTGTGAAGTGTTTCAATCAAAGTCACTTTTCttccaaataaaacatatgagaTGAGTCTTTGGCTTCAAGTTTACAATGTGTGAACCAACCTGATAaaagcaacagacacacagttatgGCAGTGATTTATTGCAGAATAATAAAGTAATCTAGGTGATAATGGGAGCACTGGTAGTCTGCAAAGGCCTTCcatccaaacttttgaaatcTGTAGACTTCTGTTGCtgcaatcaaacaaaaacaatttagcAAAAGGCAAGAGTACTAAGAAAAGACACAACtgacaaatgtatcaaaaaGTGTGAGTATCTTATATAGATAATATGATATAGGCTGATAATATAGGCTGACACAGCAAAATGTATCCACTTCACATTCCCTCCATGACAGCCAGTGGAGGAAGAAGTTTTTACATCCTTTACTTCAAAGCAGCAGTACTACAATATAACATAAGTATGATGAGTAAAACGTAGTAGAAGTATAACAAGTGAAAATAGTGGTTGTGCAGTGATGttaatatgacattattagattattaatactgatgcatcagtgtgtgaacaacattttattgttgtagctggttaaggtggagctagtttgaactactttatatacaggaAACTTAACTGTAGGTAGttaagtccagtggttcccaacctaggggttgggcccctccaaagggtcccaagataaatctgaggggttgtgagatgattgatgggagaggaaagaggttaaaagacaaatgaaacactggtttaatctttaatgtgttgtattttatatcatgagtgtttttatgttaaataaaatattctgtacaGTAACTAGTGACTATAgggtttaaataaatgtataatatttcctcaaatattgTGGAGTACAAGTGgctaaaaatggaaacattcaaatagagtacaagtacctcaaaattgtactgaagtacagtatttgattaAATGTGCTTAGTTTGTTGTCAGATGAAGACAGGAACATGTCATGTGACTGAGCACCTCTGTTATTTTACACATCATTGGACAAACTATATGCTCCTACAAACATGGTTGTGAACGTCACACCAAACCTCTGTAAATATGTCAGGTctaaataattacacacaacTAAAGAATATACAGATACATAGTGGGATTATAGTGGATTATCAATGACTGCATGAGCACATACTGTGTTTCATATTGCATACATGCTGAGCTCTCCAcgtatctgtgtgtgagaattaaaatgcaacactgcac
It encodes:
- the LOC137175142 gene encoding macrophage mannose receptor 1-like is translated as MERILLGVLYLSGWSIFSTCRLHQYHFVAQRMNWTEAQTYCRETYTDLVTIENTEDMNQLINTVPSAGYNSQVWIGLYRVVDWKWSDGYRGSGAEYRDWGSQDPDFRTNELCVTTGNFLPSWYDDHCTDTRYFVCYTGTQLDPQFVDVKKRKNWFDAQRYCRENFIDLATVRNDAENQEVENLVRSGDWAWIGLYRDPDIYSWSDGSAYSFTNWSGSVSGSLRSVKMMCGVQESNQWTFKSCGERFPFVCYSIPVPVKRWVVKLRMKVQDSSVDLNDPAVKANILKKFQDRLKEQGVSGVTLKWREQPDGKVFHKEGKEEKKKKRKKTEL